The Alligator mississippiensis isolate rAllMis1 chromosome 8, rAllMis1, whole genome shotgun sequence genomic sequence tccctccccatgctcccctaGAACATCATCCGGAAGGTCAGCGGCCAGAAGTTCGTCTACAAGTTCGTCTCGTTCCCAGAACTGGAGGGAGGCGGGGccgaggagggggcagggctacggagggtggagctggaggcccagggggtggggtcaggggagGTGCCGCCCCCTGGCTCCACCCCTGGTTCCACCCCACTGCCTCGCAGCAGCCGCAACGAGTACATGCGCTCGGGGCTGTACTCAACCTTCACACTCCAGTCGCtgcaggccccacccctgctccgtgGCCCTGCCCGCCTTGGAACCACACCCACCTCAgcaccacccccacctgcccgTCCGGCCACCGGTGAAGAGGAACCTCCTGCCCCTGACGCAACAGTCACTGAGACCCTGGAAGTGCAGGTGAGGTTGGGGTAGGGGGACAACCCTATGGTTTGCAGGCCCTGACCCTGCAATGGGAACACAGGTGTCTGGGCCCCGGCCATATGGTGGGACCCAGGTGTATGGGATCAGCCTCTGgtgggaacccaggtgtcccagcccTGATCATATGATAGGAGCCCAGGTGTCTCCCTCAGCCTGTTGTGGAAATCCAGGCATCCAGGGTCAGCCTGACATGGGAACTCGGTTGTCTGGGCCCAGCCCTTGATGGGAGCCTGGGCATCTGATCATGGCCTGCGGTAGGAACCCAGGAGTCTAAGTCCCTCCTGAGCTGGCtgcatccccctctccccacaggtggtcgtggccccacccccagccctagagagccccctggaggagctgctacaactggggcaggtggagcccaAGCTCGAGGGGGCAGAGCCTATCGTGGCTCTGCTGGACCACACAGCccccccagagctgctggagcCCCTTGGGCGAGGAGAGGAGGAGCCTGAGGAGGCCCCACCCCCTGAACCTGGCCCTGTCTCCGCCCCTGCTGAGGGACAGCCCCCCAAGGGCCGGAAGCCTCGGGACCTggagctgccagggcaggacaaggggggcagtggggctctgctggcacctgggggggctggccctgccctcactcccagccctgctctctctgGACACACCTTGGTGAGCCGGGGAGTGAATGGAGCCTGactggagagggggtggggccaAATACAGGAAGGAGAAGATTGGGGGCCAAGGCCTGCATGGCATGGGTGGGGCCAAAGAGCAGCGGATTGAGCCagagaggggaggctgggggttgGACTGCAAGGATGGATGAGCATAgctgggaaggggtgggtggaGCCTAATGGGTTCAGGGTGAGATGATGGGTGGGGCcagagaggggaaggcagggccAGAAGGGGTGGGTGGCGTCAAGGAGGGGAGAGTGGAGCCAGAGATAGGGGTGTGGCCAGAAGATGAGGGTAgagccagagaggagctgggtgtgGCAGTGACAGGTTAGGCAGAGCCATGGAAATCACAGGGTGGGGCTCTGACTGGCATGGGGAGGGCTTATGTgggttggaggggcagggctagtgTGGGTTCTGATGGGTAGGGCTGGaagccagggcatggggctgagctgggcagagcctgacccctctccccctgcagacCCCGGTGCTGCTGACCCCAAGCTCCCTGCCTCCGACCATCCACTTCTGGAGCACCCTGAGCCCCATCGCACCACGGAGCCCGGCCAGGCTGAGCTTCCAGGTGGGCTGCGGgtcggaagtgaggggcaccatgggTAAATGGTgggactatgggtcaggagtggtGAGTGGCACCACTGAGGGGATGGTATGGGGTGCAGGTCAGGAACGAAAGGTGgcatggggctatggggaagctgtgggttgggagtgaggggcaccacagaGGTATGgtggggctgcgggtcaggagtgacgGCCATTGGCTGAACCCCTTCCCTCAACAGTTCCCAACCAGTGCAGGGGCCTCGGCACCCACCCCGTCCCTCAGCGTGGACGGCCTCTCCACTCCTGTCGTCCTCTCGCCCGGGCCTCAGAAGCCATGACACCAACATCCGTCCACATATCCATCCACCAGATCTGCTTCCTCAAGGCGCTCCACTACTGCCTCAGGGTCCACCCCTTCCATTTTTGGGGGGGCCTCTGGGACTCCCCCCTTTGGGAGAAGGGGTCTATTTTTCACAGCGTTGGGAAATGTCCTCCCCTTGGCGCCCTGTTAGGGGGCCCCTGGGTGTTTacatgtggggagggggctggtttcAGGGGCTCTCCTAGCCCTGTCACCCACAATTGGCCTGGCTGCTAGGCAGCCATCTTTGTTTTTGAGGGTGCAGGGAGTAGCAATGGCAGCCATCTTTGTTTGGACATGGCTAAGGTGGTAGTCATTTTGGTTCGAACCAGACTGAGGCTGCCATCTTGGTTCAGAAATGGCCAGAGTGGTGGCCATTTTGGTTTTGCCAAGGCTGATGCAGCCATCTTGCTTTGGACATGGCTAGGGTGGCCCTTTTGACTTGATGAAAGCCAAAGTATTGGCCATCTTTAGCTCAATATTTGAGGGTAGGGGGAGGATTTTAGTGGGGCATTGACCATTTTTATCATGACTGGATTCGACCTGTCAGCCATCTTGGTTTTGGTTTGGCAGAGGTTGGGGTTGGAGGGGATGGAATCACAGCCATATTTGTTCAGCCAGGGTcaaggggagagggggattgTTGGCCATGTTGGTTTTGGTCGAAATTTTCAGGCTGGCCCCTTGTTAGCCACGTTGATTTGGGCTGGTATTggtggcagccatgttggtcATGGCTCAACACTGCAGTGGCCATATTTGTTTTGGCTGACATTTCTATTGGCCATGATTTTTGGTTTTGGGAAGAGGTCAGCCATGTTTATTTTGGCTTTGAAGGGTATTGGCTTTGTTTGCTTTGGGTGGTGGCCTCGGCCGTGTTTTTTTTGGCTTGAGGGATGGTGTTGGCCATGTTTGTTTTGGCTTGGGGGGGGTAGCATCAGCCATATTTGTTTTGGCTGGGGAAGATGTCAGCTATGTTTATGGTCAGCATTGACATAAGCCATATTTATTATGGCTGGCCGTTGTGTGTGGCGGCCATGTTTTTTTGATGTGTGTCTGGGGAGAGGGACCTGTTGGCCATGTTTGTTTTGGCTGGGTCAGATGTGCAGCAGCATGTCAGCCATGTTTGTTTTGGCTTTGGAGGGGGCGTCAGCCATGTTTGTTTTGGCTAGGGCCAGGTTGGtcatgttttgttttggcttCAGGAGGGTGTGTCGGTCATGTTTGTTTTGGCTGGCATCGCTATCAACTGTTTATTTTGGGTGGGCAGGTCATGGGCCACCCTTGACTGGAGAGGCTACATAGCATTAGCATCAGCCATGTTGGGAGCAGGGGCGCCTGCCATGTTTCTTTGTGCCCCTGTCCATTGCCGTGTTTACAGCAGATGGAGACATCCAGATCTCCCTATTTTGTCCCTTGATTTCCTTCCTGGGGGGTCAGAAGTTGTCAGGGTGGAAGTCCCACCTCCCCTTACTTTTTTTATTCCTGGAGGTCACCATGGAAACTTTCTATTCCCTGCTTGTCGCTATAGAAACCGTGGAGGAGGAAGCCCCACCCCTTTTTATTGCAAGGGGACCTCTGTGCCAGTGGTTTTGTTGATTTATTTCTTGACAATCAGTTGTTACCATGGAGATGGCCCACCAGGAaatcctgccccctccagccccacctcttGCCTCCTGGCACCTTTTAGAGCTTGGGTCCCTGTTACTGGCTTCCTGTCTGTTACTGGAGAAACAGCTGAGGCAGAAGTCCTGCCTCAAGGACTCTCGTGCTTCCCACTTGCTTCATTGCTGTGGTAATGGTGAAAGAGGAAGCCTTGCTTTGTTTCCCCCACATTGTCCCCTGCCTGCGGTTTAGGGCAATGCTTTCTGTCACCACAGAAATGGCAAATGAGGAAGTCCTGCCCTCACAAAAGAGGAAGTCTTGccttttctccttcccccttaCAGCCTCCCAGGATTGCCCTGAGACTGCAAGATTTATAATACATGAGGATTAGTGGGGAAGAATTTGCCTTGGCTGACTTTCACAACTCTTGGGTAGGTGTCATTCAGGCTTTTCTTTTCCTCCGGCAGACATGCTGAGACTTTCTTCACAGCTCTCACCAGACCAGGAGCTCCTTCTGCCTTTCCAGCAATGGTCAGGGATGCGGCTAACCAAAGCATCAGCCTTTTTCCAGCCTCTCTGGGAATCGCTTTCACCACCTTCACATGGCTCTTGGGATGTCTTTTGGTCCCCACTACTTGTCCTCAGGCTCTTTGCTGGGTGCCTGTGCCAGCTGCGAATCTGCCTCCGATGCCTTTAGCTTCCCTTTTCAATATGCTATGTTTTCTCATTTTGAAGAGAAACTTCCCGCTATCTCTCCTTTTCTCACTCCAAGTTGCTTGATCTTTTCCCTTTCACTTAGAAGGCACCTGGGCCCTTTATGGGGACAGGCTTTGacttcaatttcttttgctttctcttgAGGTCAGTAATCCCAGCATTTCTTTTTTCTGGTCTTGCTGCTTTCCCCCTCTT encodes the following:
- the CFP gene encoding properdin isoform X3 → METPAPGTEPPILPAGSDPSVPLWQFLLQLLGQRGAGHLIAWTSPDGEFKLLDAEEVARLWGQRKNKPNMNYDKLSRALRYYYDKNIIRKVSGQKFVYKFVSFPELEGGGAEEGAGLRRVELEAQGVGSGEVPPPGSTPGSTPLPRSSRNEYMRSGLYSTFTLQSLQAPPLLRGPARLGTTPTSAPPPPARPATGEEEPPAPDATVTETLEVQVVVAPPPALESPLEELLQLGQVEPKLEGAEPIVALLDHTAPPELLEPLGRGEEEPEEAPPPEPGPVSAPAEGQPPKGRKPRDLELPGQDKGGSGALLAPGGAGPALTPSPALSGHTLTPVLLTPSSLPPTIHFWSTLSPIAPRSPARLSFQVHRSGGAM
- the CFP gene encoding properdin isoform X2, yielding METPAPGTEPPILPAGSDPSVPLWQFLLQLLGQRGAGHLIAWTSPDGEFKLLDAEEVARLWGQRKNKPNMNYDKLSRALRYYYDKNIIRKVSGQKFVYKFVSFPELEGGGAEEGAGLRRVELEAQGVGSGEVPPPGSTPGSTPLPRSSRNEYMRSGLYSTFTLQSLQAPPLLRGPARLGTTPTSAPPPPARPATGEEEPPAPDATVTETLEVQVVVAPPPALESPLEELLQLGQVEPKLEGAEPIVALLDHTAPPELLEPLGRGEEEPEEAPPPEPGPVSAPAEGQPPKGRKPRDLELPGQDKGGSGALLAPGGAGPALTPSPALSGHTLTPVLLTPSSLPPTIHFWSTLSPIAPRSPARLSFQFPTSAGASAPTPSLSVDGLSTPVVLSPGPQKP
- the CFP gene encoding properdin isoform X4 encodes the protein METPAPGTEPPILPAGSDPSVPLWQFLLQLLGQRGAGHLIAWTSPDGEFKLLDAEEVARLWGQRKNKPNMNYDKLSRALRYYYDKNIIRKVSGQKFVYKFVSFPELEGGGAEEGAGLRRVELEAQGVGSGEVPPPGSTPGSTPLPRSSRNEYMRSGLYSTFTLQSLQAPPLLRGPARLGTTPTSAPPPPARPATGEEEPPAPDATVTETLEVQTPVLLTPSSLPPTIHFWSTLSPIAPRSPARLSFQFPTSAGASAPTPSLSVDGLSTPVVLSPGPQKP